From a single Candidatus Margulisiibacteriota bacterium genomic region:
- a CDS encoding aminotransferase class IV: MTKSTYLFIESLSIQDMAPLHLKWHQARVNNTFAKYFPTQKPFILNNVITPTTNLLQKCRITYSNVIVTIEYEPFVPKNIQSLKIVRSEPFDYAFKFADRVKINSLREQRESADDILISINKFITDSSFTNVVFYDGQQYYTPENPLLSGTKRAQLLEKKTIKPILIKETDIPKFKEVHLINALVDLGDYVIKPENISKFQ; the protein is encoded by the coding sequence ATGACAAAATCTACATACCTATTCATTGAAAGTCTCTCAATCCAAGATATGGCGCCTTTGCACCTTAAATGGCATCAAGCTAGAGTAAATAATACCTTTGCCAAATACTTTCCGACACAAAAACCCTTTATATTAAATAATGTTATTACTCCAACAACTAATCTATTACAAAAATGTAGAATCACCTATTCCAATGTCATAGTAACAATAGAATACGAACCCTTTGTTCCAAAAAATATCCAGTCTCTTAAAATAGTTAGAAGTGAACCATTTGATTATGCCTTCAAATTCGCTGATAGGGTTAAGATAAATTCACTAAGAGAGCAACGTGAATCAGCGGATGACATCCTGATTAGTATAAACAAATTTATAACTGACTCTTCTTTCACCAACGTTGTGTTTTATGATGGCCAGCAATACTATACGCCTGAAAACCCACTTTTATCTGGGACAAAAAGAGCTCAATTACTAGAAAAGAAAACAATAAAACCTATCCTTATCAAAGAAACAGATATTCCCAAATTTAAAGAAGTACACCTAATAAACGCACTTGTTGACTTAGGGGATTACGTTATTAAACCAGAAAATATTTCTAAATTTCAGTAA
- a CDS encoding ThiF family adenylyltransferase has product MEKFQRTIQLIGNEAFKKLQQTTVIVVGVGGVGSFAVESLVRSGVGSIVLIDKDTYEITNINRQWPANINSIGKRKVEVVAEECLKISPAINIFTEYICLNADNIDEVFSKHLKSEVVVIDAIDDLKAKVILLHYLKEHNIKFISSMGAANLIEIESIKYGLLDKTAYCPVAKIIRKELGLLGASKDITVVYSTEERLPGSSDKGSVMPITATFGLKLAMWVITEI; this is encoded by the coding sequence ATGGAAAAATTTCAAAGAACTATCCAATTAATTGGTAACGAAGCATTTAAAAAGTTGCAACAAACAACTGTAATTGTAGTTGGAGTTGGAGGTGTCGGCTCTTTTGCTGTTGAGTCTCTTGTCCGTTCTGGAGTAGGGAGTATTGTCTTAATTGATAAAGATACTTATGAGATAACAAATATTAATAGACAATGGCCCGCTAACATTAATTCCATTGGTAAGAGAAAAGTAGAGGTTGTTGCAGAAGAATGCTTAAAAATATCTCCTGCTATAAATATTTTTACTGAATATATTTGTTTAAATGCTGACAATATAGATGAGGTTTTTTCTAAGCATTTAAAGTCAGAAGTGGTTGTCATTGATGCAATAGATGACTTGAAAGCTAAAGTTATTTTATTGCATTATCTAAAAGAACATAATATTAAATTTATTAGTAGCATGGGTGCGGCAAATTTAATTGAGATAGAGTCAATTAAATATGGATTATTAGATAAAACGGCATATTGTCCTGTAGCTAAGATTATAAGAAAAGAACTAGGTTTATTGGGAGCATCTAAAGATATCACAGTGGTGTATTCAACAGAGGAACGCTTGCCTGGTTCGAGTGACAAAGGTTCCGTGATGCCAATAACTGCTACCTTTGGCTTAAAGTTAGCAATGTGGGTGATTACTGAAATTTAG
- the lgt gene encoding prolipoprotein diacylglyceryl transferase produces the protein MEYLINLWKYLPFYINPVALQIGPLSFRWYSIMYLLSILSVFLLYIQHCKKNKLTNKLNNAYDLFIYSFIGIIVGARLGYALFYEFSTFITSPLLLINPFRNGELVGISGLSYHGGAIGLFLALLFYSKKYKLNFFKITNILSLYIPLGYTLGRIGNFLNQELYGRVTTSFLGMYFPADPQKLLRYPSQLIEAVFEGLFIFLLLHTINKYVPTFKKITTPLYCIFYGLIRFLIEFIREPDVFQNLFLNIFTYGQILSMIMIIFGIILIPIYEKHENT, from the coding sequence ATGGAATACTTAATAAATCTTTGGAAATATTTGCCTTTTTATATAAATCCAGTGGCTTTGCAAATAGGTCCCTTGAGCTTCCGTTGGTACAGCATAATGTATCTACTCTCCATCCTTTCGGTCTTTCTACTATATATTCAACATTGTAAAAAAAATAAACTAACCAACAAGCTAAATAATGCTTACGACCTTTTCATTTATAGTTTTATTGGAATAATAGTTGGCGCTAGACTCGGATATGCTCTATTCTATGAATTTTCCACCTTTATAACATCTCCTTTGCTACTTATAAATCCTTTTAGAAATGGCGAATTAGTTGGAATTAGCGGACTTTCTTATCACGGTGGGGCAATTGGCTTGTTCCTAGCACTATTGTTTTATAGCAAAAAATATAAACTAAATTTTTTCAAAATTACCAATATTTTGTCCTTGTATATACCACTTGGATACACTCTCGGGAGAATTGGAAACTTTCTAAATCAAGAACTATATGGAAGAGTAACGACTAGCTTTTTAGGGATGTATTTTCCAGCTGATCCTCAAAAACTGCTCAGATATCCTTCTCAGCTAATAGAAGCTGTATTTGAAGGCTTGTTTATTTTTCTTTTGCTTCATACTATCAACAAATACGTACCTACATTTAAAAAAATCACGACTCCTCTTTACTGTATTTTTTATGGATTAATTAGATTTCTTATAGAATTCATTCGCGAACCTGATGTTTTTCAGAATCTTTTTCTAAATATCTTTACCTATGGACAAATACTATCTATGATAATGATAATATTCGGTATAATACTTATACCAATATATGAAAAACATGAAAATACTTAA
- a CDS encoding aminodeoxychorismate synthase component I — MKEIINKLGASGTPFLFILDYELKNPLVLPLHEINANNIKYKINKKQNYQTKNVCNKVNIHPHTINKETYKLAFDKVIHEQQIGNNYLLNLTFSTPISTNSSLEEIFHLANAKYKLLYNDTFVCFSPETFIKIINGEIFSYPMKGTIDASLPNAKKILLSNHKENQEHTTIVDLIRNDLSQVATNISVTKFKYLDKLKTSNKQLLQMSSEIKGTLPKNYQKILGDILYKLLPAGSITGAPKVKCIELINNIESHTRGYYTGVMGIFDGNNLDSAVMIRFIEKQQNDYYYKSGGGIRIDSDMDSEFEELNDKIYIPIH, encoded by the coding sequence ATGAAAGAAATTATAAATAAACTTGGTGCTTCAGGAACACCTTTCTTATTTATCCTCGACTATGAACTAAAGAACCCTTTGGTTCTTCCCCTTCATGAAATTAATGCCAATAACATTAAGTATAAAATTAATAAAAAACAAAACTATCAGACAAAAAATGTTTGCAACAAAGTAAACATTCATCCCCATACTATTAATAAAGAAACATATAAATTAGCCTTTGATAAAGTCATCCATGAACAACAAATTGGCAACAACTACTTACTTAACCTGACCTTCTCAACTCCAATTTCCACCAACAGCTCACTAGAAGAAATATTTCATCTAGCTAATGCCAAATATAAGCTCTTATATAACGACACTTTTGTCTGTTTTTCGCCTGAAACATTTATCAAAATAATTAATGGTGAAATTTTTTCTTATCCGATGAAAGGGACTATCGACGCATCTTTGCCAAATGCAAAAAAAATACTTCTAAGTAACCACAAAGAAAACCAAGAACATACAACGATTGTTGACCTCATAAGAAACGACCTCAGCCAAGTTGCTACAAATATCTCAGTTACCAAATTTAAATATTTAGATAAGCTAAAAACATCTAACAAGCAACTACTCCAAATGAGTTCTGAAATAAAGGGAACCTTGCCAAAGAATTATCAAAAGATACTTGGAGATATTCTTTACAAACTGCTCCCAGCTGGCTCTATAACTGGGGCTCCTAAAGTAAAGTGCATAGAACTAATAAATAATATTGAATCACATACTAGAGGATACTACACTGGAGTCATGGGTATCTTCGATGGCAACAACCTTGATAGCGCGGTCATGATAAGATTCATTGAAAAACAACAAAATGACTATTACTATAAAAGTGGTGGTGGCATAAGAATTGACAGTGATATGGACAGTGAATTCGAGGAGCTAAATGACAAAATCTACATACCTATTCATTGA
- a CDS encoding TatD family hydrolase → MYDVHCHLDQPSMLQRLDNITKAKVKGLLTSGINSMSWLENLRIAEKYPFNVSLGLHPFFVKDKDKQLDNLKKLLCESSVIAVGEIGLDYYNDYVSTKDIQQEVFYKQLVFARDLNLPVIVHCRKAYDDLYSILKKVQVPALIFHSFSGSEQDIIKMKEFNSYFSFGFPIVNENNKKHRRLVKLLSLDRLLLETDAPYMRTKQMNGENTYSDPTDIYLVYSAVAEVLGMSLIELVEQIERNVKTIWKNFKELSN, encoded by the coding sequence ATGTATGACGTTCATTGCCATTTAGATCAGCCCAGCATGCTTCAAAGATTGGATAATATAACAAAAGCAAAAGTCAAAGGTTTGTTGACTTCTGGTATTAATTCTATGTCTTGGCTTGAAAACTTAAGAATAGCAGAGAAATATCCATTTAATGTTTCTTTAGGTTTGCATCCTTTTTTTGTGAAGGATAAAGACAAGCAACTCGATAATTTAAAAAAGCTACTCTGTGAAAGTTCTGTTATTGCTGTCGGTGAGATTGGTTTGGATTATTATAACGATTATGTTTCTACGAAGGATATTCAACAGGAAGTTTTTTATAAGCAATTAGTCTTTGCTAGAGACTTGAATTTACCAGTAATTGTTCATTGCCGTAAAGCCTATGATGATCTTTATTCAATACTTAAAAAAGTTCAAGTTCCTGCTTTAATTTTTCATTCTTTTAGTGGCTCAGAACAAGATATTATAAAAATGAAAGAATTTAATTCATATTTTAGTTTTGGATTTCCAATAGTGAATGAAAATAACAAAAAACATAGACGTTTAGTCAAACTTTTATCTTTAGATAGACTTTTGTTAGAAACCGATGCTCCATATATGAGGACGAAACAAATGAATGGGGAAAATACTTATTCCGATCCGACTGATATTTATTTGGTTTATTCTGCTGTCGCAGAGGTGTTGGGTATGTCGTTAATTGAGCTTGTGGAACAAATTGAAAGGAATGTGAAAACAATATGGAAAAATTTCAAAGAACTATCCAATTAA
- a CDS encoding pentapeptide repeat-containing protein, producing MSDVFVCEKKYKNYNFNNSPLATGEYEDCSFTNCDFSETNLSQIIFTNCEFRECNLSLVNLTQTSFKEVTFLNCKMLGLRFNDCNQFDLSFNYKNCQLNHSSYYKCDLQGISFNNCVLQDVDFTETNLTAAVFSDCDFANAHFEKTNLAKANFSTSYNYSLNPNINNIKKAKFSLPAVVGLLAMHDIVIEG from the coding sequence ATGTCTGACGTTTTTGTTTGTGAAAAAAAATATAAAAATTATAATTTCAATAACTCTCCTTTAGCTACTGGTGAATATGAAGATTGTAGCTTCACAAACTGTGATTTCTCAGAAACAAACCTCAGTCAAATAATTTTTACTAACTGTGAATTTAGAGAATGTAATCTCAGCTTGGTTAATCTTACCCAAACTTCTTTCAAAGAAGTTACCTTTCTTAACTGTAAAATGTTGGGACTTAGGTTTAATGACTGTAACCAATTCGACCTTTCCTTCAATTACAAGAATTGCCAACTAAACCATTCCAGTTATTATAAATGTGATTTACAAGGCATCTCTTTTAACAACTGTGTTCTACAGGACGTAGACTTCACAGAAACGAACCTAACTGCTGCTGTTTTCTCTGACTGTGACTTTGCTAATGCTCATTTCGAAAAAACAAATTTAGCTAAAGCAAACTTTTCTACTAGTTATAATTATTCCCTTAACCCCAATATAAATAATATCAAAAAAGCTAAGTTTTCTTTGCCAGCAGTTGTTGGTTTGTTAGCTATGCACGATATTGTTATTGAAGGTTAG